In the genome of Amphiura filiformis chromosome 4, Afil_fr2py, whole genome shotgun sequence, one region contains:
- the LOC140150430 gene encoding coiled-coil domain-containing protein 33-like has product MSPRKVEDEDLRFSCELDETIFNDTGKHYVRISVISKAGREKLSKVSVTVGDGGKTENKPTAVTDIVQLTENSKDSPIKFARNKFEFTLPKGTCSEDPKQALILLISVFKSDPSTNKGVKVSGANFDIYPRSVAPLAKLDGKHQELYLHDGLITFTRTLKEEGIQVHAGKTRFSACLEWVREIEEDKPEKAAEENDDKEKSEDEVKDKEEPKEEKDKKTEEEPKKEEDKEKEEDKDLESPRRIGGHTGRGNTVAKAGHVEVLIIVHAASLLPKLPDGAIPKPYVIGRGKGKSKFHGQSDPRVTHASLRPCLAPSWEELVIVEIKTKDVKKEAVHLLIVDEYTKAVLLEYELALAYLKPFHQYHLDLVQVSN; this is encoded by the exons ATGTCACCGCGTAAAGTTGAAGACGAAGATTTACGTTTTTCATGTGAGCTTGATGAGACAATTTTCAATGACACCGGTAAACACTATGTAAGAATTTCTGTGATAAGTAAAGCTGGAAGAGAGAAGCTGAGCAAAGTAAGTGTGACTGTTGGTGATGGAGGGAAGACTGAAAATAAACCAACAGCTGTGACGGACATAGTACAATTGACAGAGAATAGTAAGGATTCACCCATCAAATTTGCAAGGAACAAGTTTGAGTTCACATTACCAAAGG GTACCTGTAGTGAGGATCCAAAGCAGGCACTTATTCTATTGATTTCTGTGTTTAAATCCGACCCATCCACCAATAAGGGAGTTAAAGTATCAGGagccaattttgatatttatcctCGTAGCGTGGCACCATTAGCTAAGCTTGATGGAAAGCATCAAGAACTGTATCTCCACGACGGATTGATTACTTTTACCAGAACTCTTAAAGAGGAAGGTATACAAGTACATGCTGGTAAAACTAGGTTTTCTGCTTGTCTGGAATGGGTGAGAGAGATCGAAGAAGACAAACCTGAGAAAGCTGCAGAAGAGAATGATGATAAAGAAAAGAGTGAAGATGAAGTGAAGGATAAAGAGGAACCAAAGGAGGAGAAGGACAAAAAAACAGAGGAAGAACCAAAGAAGGAAGAAGACAAGGAAAAAGAGGAAGACAAG GATCTGGAGTCTCCAAGGCGAATAGGAGGACATACCGGAAGAGGTAACACTGTTGCTAAGGCTGGTCATGTAGAGGTACTCATCATTGTGCATGCAGCCAGCCTACTACCAAAGCTACCTGATGGGGCTATACCAAAGCCATATGTCATAGG gagaggtaaaggTAAATCCAAGTTCCATGGTCAAAGTGACCCCAGAGTTACGCATGCATCTCTCCGCCCATGTCTAGCACCATCTTGGGAAGAACTTGTTATCGTGGAGATAAAAACTAAAGATGTTAAGAAAGAAG CTGTACATTTATTGATAGTAGATGAGTACACAAAAGCAGTATTATTGGAGTATGAATTGGCTCTAGCATATCTGAAACCATTTCATCAGTATCATCTGGATCTTGTTCAGGTCAGTAACTAA